Proteins from a genomic interval of Flavobacteriales bacterium:
- the hutI gene encoding imidazolonepropionase, translated as MNYLFKNIRQLVQVRENHPAFIAGEDMKVLPVIEKAWLAVEDGKIAAYGEMKDWPGISDWRNLEVIDADGKCILPCYADSHTHIVYAGSREQEFVDRINGLSYEEIAARGGGILNSAARLEKASEHELFDAAMERLNLIMHSGTGAVEIKSGYGLSLDAELKMLRVIRQLKEKSPLTIKATFLGAHAFPALYKENKQAYIDLIIREMIPAVAAEGLADFIDVFCERNYFDPQQSTAILEAGKKLGLTPKVHANQMSRSGGVQVGVETGAISVDHLEYVEDEEIAYLRKSKTMPTLLPGAQWFLSLPHPPARKMIDNGLPIAIASDFNPGSSPSGNMNLMLSMACVMYNMNPEEVVNASTLNTAYAMQAEHEIGSITLGKKANLILTREIPGYSYIPYSFGMDLIEKVMIEGRWIRQ; from the coding sequence ATGAACTATTTATTTAAAAACATTCGTCAACTGGTCCAGGTTCGCGAAAATCACCCCGCATTTATTGCCGGTGAGGATATGAAAGTGCTGCCTGTAATTGAAAAAGCCTGGCTGGCTGTTGAAGATGGAAAAATTGCTGCATACGGCGAGATGAAAGACTGGCCCGGAATAAGCGATTGGAGAAATCTGGAAGTGATCGACGCCGATGGGAAATGCATCCTCCCCTGCTATGCCGATTCGCACACGCACATTGTGTATGCCGGTTCGCGCGAGCAGGAGTTTGTGGATCGCATTAACGGATTGAGCTATGAAGAAATTGCAGCGCGCGGTGGCGGAATTTTGAACTCAGCTGCTCGTTTAGAAAAAGCTTCGGAGCATGAATTGTTCGATGCAGCGATGGAGCGTTTAAATTTAATTATGCACAGTGGTACCGGAGCGGTTGAAATAAAAAGCGGATACGGTTTATCGCTGGATGCAGAATTAAAAATGTTGCGGGTTATCCGGCAACTCAAGGAAAAATCGCCGCTCACCATTAAAGCAACCTTTTTAGGTGCACACGCTTTCCCTGCATTGTATAAAGAAAACAAACAAGCGTATATCGATCTTATCATTCGTGAAATGATTCCCGCCGTAGCTGCGGAGGGACTCGCCGATTTTATTGATGTGTTTTGCGAAAGAAATTATTTTGATCCGCAACAAAGCACTGCTATTCTTGAGGCTGGTAAAAAATTGGGTTTAACACCGAAAGTTCATGCCAATCAGATGAGTCGGTCCGGCGGTGTACAAGTTGGCGTTGAAACGGGAGCGATAAGTGTGGACCATTTGGAATATGTAGAAGATGAAGAAATCGCCTACCTGCGTAAAAGTAAAACCATGCCTACCCTATTACCGGGAGCTCAATGGTTTTTAAGTCTCCCCCATCCACCGGCAAGAAAAATGATTGATAACGGTCTTCCCATTGCCATCGCCTCCGATTTTAATCCCGGTAGTTCACCGAGTGGAAATATGAATCTGATGCTCTCCATGGCTTGTGTAATGTACAATATGAATCCGGAAGAAGTAGTCAATGCATCCACGCTTAACACGGCTTATGCGATGCAGGCTGAGCATGAAATCGGTAGTATTACGCTGGGGAAAAAAGCAAATCTCATTCTCACCCGCGAAATTCCGGGATATAGTTATATCCCCTATTCCTTCGGAATGGATCTGATTGAAAAAGTAATGATCGAAGGTCGCTGGATCAGGCAGTAA